The window AGCATGTACCCGGCAATGATCGAAGCTGCCGAGGCGGAAGGGGAGAGTCAGGCGCTCCGTTCCTTTACCTATGCCAATGCCGTGGAAAAGGTCCATGCCGCGCTTTACCAGAAGGCTTTCGATGCTCTGGGGGCTCCAGCGGAGCATTTCGACTATTTTGTCTGTCCTGTCTGCGGACATACCGTGGGGCACGCAGCGCCTGAAACCTGTGAGATCTGCGGCGCCAAAGGCACCGTCTTCATCCGCATCAGTTGACCCTTCCCGGCCCCCCGACGGGTAGTGCCCGCCCGGGGGCCGGACTCTGTCCCGCCTTTTAGTCCTCGCCGCAACCGTCCCCTGCAGGCTTTTGTCCGGTCCTCTCTCGATCTCCTGCCTAAGGTTATTCGTAAAAGTGCATGCCTGGCGCCTTGACGTCAATTAGGGAAAAAAAATGCAGCCGTGTGCTTGCGCATGAAAGCTCTTGTGAAATAATGACTTGAAGTAGAATGAAAAATTTATTCAGACGTATAAAAACTACTAAATTATTTTCCTACGGGGGCGATAAAGAATAAAGGCGCCGGCCCAGAAAAAATGCCGTAGATCGAACATCTACGGTTTTTTTTGGATGTCGTGTGTTAGTAAGTGCTTACATTAGCCGGTCTGAATCATTCGTGAATTGTCGGTTCAAGGGGGAATGCATCATGGTGCCGGTCAACACCGCGACAACCCGCGATAAAATCCTGACTACAGGACTGAATCTCTTTTCCCGCAAGGGGTTTATCGCCACGACCACCCGCGAGATCGCCCGTGAAGCCGGTATTGCCGAAGTCACCCTGTTCAGGCACTTTCCTTCCAAAGAACAACTCCTCGAAGAAGTCATTACCCAGTTTTCCTTCATACCCGCCCTGAAAGCCCAGCTTGCCGAACTCAAGGACCAACCGTGCGAGGATGCGCTCGTCACCATAGCGGATACCCTTCTGGACACCTTGACCCTGCGCAAGGAATGGGTGTTATTGATGCAAGCGGAACTACGGAGAAATCCCGACAAGCTCCTGAAGGCCTATCACACCTTCCTTGATCGAATCTTTGCCAGCATTGCTGAATATTTTTGTTCTCAGCAGGACAAGGGAACCATGGGCAGTTTCAACCCCGAGATAGCCGCACGTGCCTTTTACGGCATGATTTTCAACTGTTTCTATACTGAAGAAGTGCTCCTCCGCAAACTCTACCGGAAAACTGACCGCCGGGTTGCTGTCCGGGAATTTGCCAGGCTGTTCGTGAGAGGGACGGCTTCCTGTTGAGACAGATTGGCTGTGGTGTGCTGAACGAAAAACGACAAGGAGGTGGTACGGTAAAGCGGCTGTCAAATTGCTTGGAATCATTGCCTGTAGGGCTTTTGCCCGGCGGTCATAGGGAAATGCCTGATGCAAAGGGGCGCGTTATCTCCGAAACGGGTGTATATGCAACTTTTGTTGACTATAAAACACGGATACCTTTTGTGTACTGTTTCGTGAGCCCGGTGGCGAAAAAGGTGATAAACCGGCCCGCTTCCTACTTTGGCATGGTTCGAAGCTACTGCAGATCGGTCTGTAATCGACTGATTAAATTTCGGAAAGGAGGTTAGTTTGATGGGGGTATACCTAAAGCGCATGCTTCTGCTTATGTCCTTCTTCTGCTGCTCCACGTCGGTGTGGGGTGCAGAGATACACGGCAGAAGCTCCACTCAGTTCATGTTTTTCCAGAATGAATTACTGGAACGTCGACAGGCAGAAGTGGCAGAGTACCTACGTATTGCCATCACTAACATCGACAAGGACGGCAAGTTCAACATCTACGGCTATGGCCGGGCAAACCAGGATTTCAATGCTGGTGAGGGGGGCGGGATGAGGTTGTACTACCTCTACGGCGACTATCGCAACCTCTTCGACAAGGTAGATTTCCGTATCGGTCGCCAGTTTGTCAATCTTGCCGCAGGGTCTGCCATCATCGATGGCGCCCAAGTGACATTGAAAAATGTCGGGCCCGTTGCCTTCACGGTCCTTGGCGGTCGGGATGTCATCTTCGGCGAAACCGGCGAACTGGGCGACGGCACTAATACCGCCCTTGGCCTTGCTGCCAATCTCGAGGGTTTCCAGAAAACGGACCTGGAACTCTCCTGGTTCCGCAAATACGACCAGGGAGATATCGCCCGGGACCAACTGGGGGCATCATTCAAGCAGTATTTGCTGAATTCTGTCAGGCTGTATGGGAATGCTCGCTACGACCTGGTGACCGAAACATTCAACGAGGTGCTGGCAGGCGTCAAATACTTCCCCACGGCCAACCTGATCTTTACCGGAGAGTGG of the Geobacter sp. genome contains:
- a CDS encoding rubrerythrin family protein, which gives rise to MQPRSEQNLKDAFAGESQANRKYLAFAKQAEKDGLPQVARLFRAAAEAETIHAHNHLRALGGIRSTKDNLLEAIAGETHEFKSMYPAMIEAAEAEGESQALRSFTYANAVEKVHAALYQKAFDALGAPAEHFDYFVCPVCGHTVGHAAPETCEICGAKGTVFIRIS
- a CDS encoding TetR family transcriptional regulator, which translates into the protein MVPVNTATTRDKILTTGLNLFSRKGFIATTTREIAREAGIAEVTLFRHFPSKEQLLEEVITQFSFIPALKAQLAELKDQPCEDALVTIADTLLDTLTLRKEWVLLMQAELRRNPDKLLKAYHTFLDRIFASIAEYFCSQQDKGTMGSFNPEIAARAFYGMIFNCFYTEEVLLRKLYRKTDRRVAVREFARLFVRGTASC